One Gemella haemolysans ATCC 10379 DNA segment encodes these proteins:
- a CDS encoding GNAT family N-acetyltransferase: MSITLVKATESDMIEIWEMQVKAFESLLEKYQDYDMSPATESYENILNKYKQPWTSYYFIVRNNEKVGAVRVMDRKDGSRKRIAPIWIMPTYRNQGLAQLAMREVEKIYGSHHWQLDTILQEQGNIYLYEKLGYKRTGEIENIKDGMDIVYLIKD, from the coding sequence ATGAGTATTACATTAGTAAAAGCAACAGAATCCGATATGATAGAAATATGGGAAATGCAAGTAAAGGCATTTGAGAGTTTATTAGAAAAATATCAGGATTATGATATGAGCCCAGCGACAGAAAGTTATGAGAATATTTTGAATAAATATAAACAACCTTGGACTAGTTACTATTTTATTGTTAGAAATAATGAAAAAGTTGGAGCGGTTAGAGTAATGGATAGAAAAGATGGAAGTAGGAAACGTATAGCTCCTATTTGGATTATGCCTACATATAGAAATCAAGGACTTGCTCAACTTGCTATGAGAGAAGTGGAAAAAATATATGGTTCACATCATTGGCAATTAGATACAATATTACAAGAACAAGGTAATATTTATTTATATGAGAAGTTGGGTTATAAGAGAACAGGTGAGATAGAGAATATTAAAGATGGAATGGATATAGTGTATCTAATAAAAGATTAA